Proteins encoded by one window of Micromonospora coxensis:
- a CDS encoding LppU/SCO3897 family protein — translation MTSEGQHRPGQEPDEVPPGAGGPAPYGDRQTQQGYGSPATPDLGWAPPPPTGRAEQPPAWAAPADQPPAWGAPHPPQGEPAQPGGWTPPAAAPQPSWASQPGQPDQQANGAPQPAWATPADQPPAAWATAPGQGEPAQPAWAPAEQAAPAWAQPEPGARGAARVPQPAGQPHDAWPAPADPHGAGGWSPTPAPQEQDAAGWPAAQQQDDAGRAGGWDAPSHQDDPARSGGWNAPSTQDDSARSGGWHGQEQDGSADANGWNNGVIGQEQAGQAGGWAAASRPEPAWNPGPGSAQQDDPARSGGWNTPSTPDDAPRSAGRASVPVPPQPEQSAPAWAQPESGARGAAQVPQADAPDANGWSPEGEPARSGGWAAPAPQEQAGNGWNAAPQQDERAPQPWATGADDPATARWDARESQQPADGWSGAAPGQDDQRPDGRSTQDEPAHSGSWRAAAPQQEDRPEPGGWTPPEQPARATASVPKPDGPPAWVADRPVVPDAEPWAPGEAWGRNEAESAQQQQRGDAWEPQRADDAPIYQPAPAPGISPANMVPLPPQEQRVPGASLAAAPPADYAPSAPFGGAAEQPAFESSGREGAPSGWGPADEPQSPAGPVVPGPRTSPEADGAGRAAVPVAEGAEGGAVGRASASASVPLASRVMPPADQAIHPGGTPAPQPRVYGRPARPEQSEEQVEEHGAHQPGHDPHPRFDDPSRLDDQDRTRFDEPDRPSGPHGFGEPDRPSGPHGFGEPDRPGSSHGFGEPDRPGGPHGFGDAPSSAPPTSPAAPQAYPGGIPAFADPTSHNRPMNGTRPHGSADRPAEPFGAPATDGPPAGGVPGYGHPAHDPAHGGLPSPFPSAGQPFPSADGPFPPAGQQPFPSAGQSGPAAWPHDPEPEQGRFDAFKPDAEPKAEQPTPKVRNGRVLAMVLIAAVLILAVPLGLLSLLGKIGGDDDAPKPFNPAVGSCVKQSGSAPVEADCGEQGAFTVVKRVDAKDKCGDPTQPHVVLPGSGADRVLCLKKAAQ, via the coding sequence CGGCAGCCCCGCCACCCCCGACCTGGGCTGGGCCCCGCCCCCGCCGACCGGCCGCGCCGAGCAGCCGCCGGCCTGGGCCGCCCCGGCCGACCAGCCCCCCGCCTGGGGCGCACCCCACCCGCCGCAGGGCGAGCCCGCGCAGCCGGGTGGCTGGACGCCGCCCGCCGCCGCGCCGCAGCCCTCCTGGGCCAGCCAGCCCGGTCAGCCCGACCAGCAGGCGAACGGCGCACCCCAGCCCGCCTGGGCCACCCCGGCCGACCAGCCGCCCGCCGCCTGGGCCACCGCGCCCGGCCAGGGCGAGCCCGCGCAGCCCGCGTGGGCGCCGGCCGAGCAGGCCGCCCCCGCGTGGGCGCAGCCCGAGCCGGGCGCACGGGGCGCCGCCCGCGTGCCCCAGCCGGCCGGGCAGCCGCACGACGCCTGGCCGGCACCGGCCGATCCGCACGGCGCCGGCGGCTGGAGCCCCACCCCCGCCCCCCAGGAGCAGGACGCCGCCGGCTGGCCCGCCGCGCAGCAGCAGGACGACGCCGGCCGCGCCGGCGGGTGGGACGCACCGTCGCACCAGGACGACCCGGCCCGCTCCGGCGGCTGGAACGCACCCTCCACCCAGGACGACTCCGCCCGCTCGGGCGGCTGGCACGGCCAGGAGCAGGACGGCTCCGCCGACGCCAACGGCTGGAACAACGGCGTGATCGGTCAGGAGCAGGCCGGCCAGGCCGGTGGCTGGGCCGCCGCGTCCCGGCCCGAGCCCGCCTGGAACCCCGGCCCCGGGTCGGCCCAGCAGGACGATCCCGCCCGGTCGGGTGGCTGGAACACGCCGTCCACTCCGGACGACGCCCCCCGCAGCGCCGGTCGCGCCTCGGTGCCCGTACCCCCGCAGCCCGAGCAGTCCGCCCCCGCCTGGGCGCAGCCCGAGTCGGGTGCCCGGGGCGCGGCCCAGGTGCCGCAGGCCGACGCGCCGGACGCCAACGGATGGTCCCCCGAGGGCGAGCCGGCCCGCTCCGGCGGGTGGGCCGCACCGGCCCCGCAGGAGCAGGCCGGCAACGGCTGGAACGCCGCGCCCCAGCAGGACGAGCGGGCACCGCAGCCCTGGGCGACCGGCGCGGACGACCCGGCGACGGCCCGGTGGGACGCCCGCGAGAGCCAGCAGCCCGCCGACGGTTGGAGCGGCGCCGCTCCCGGCCAGGACGACCAGCGGCCGGACGGCCGGTCCACCCAGGACGAGCCGGCGCACAGCGGCTCGTGGCGGGCCGCCGCCCCGCAGCAGGAGGACCGCCCCGAACCGGGCGGCTGGACGCCCCCGGAGCAGCCCGCCCGGGCGACCGCCTCGGTCCCGAAGCCGGACGGCCCGCCCGCCTGGGTCGCCGACCGGCCGGTCGTGCCGGACGCCGAGCCGTGGGCGCCGGGCGAGGCCTGGGGCCGGAACGAGGCGGAGTCCGCGCAGCAGCAGCAGCGCGGAGACGCCTGGGAGCCCCAGCGCGCCGACGACGCCCCGATCTACCAGCCGGCCCCGGCGCCGGGCATCTCCCCGGCCAACATGGTGCCGCTGCCCCCGCAGGAGCAGCGGGTCCCCGGCGCGAGCCTGGCCGCCGCGCCGCCGGCCGACTACGCCCCGTCGGCCCCGTTCGGCGGCGCCGCCGAGCAGCCCGCCTTCGAGTCGAGCGGCCGGGAGGGCGCGCCCTCCGGCTGGGGCCCGGCGGACGAGCCGCAGTCGCCGGCCGGGCCGGTGGTGCCCGGTCCGCGCACCTCGCCGGAGGCGGACGGAGCCGGCCGGGCCGCCGTACCGGTGGCCGAGGGCGCGGAGGGCGGTGCCGTCGGTCGCGCGTCGGCGAGCGCGTCCGTGCCGCTGGCCAGCCGGGTGATGCCCCCGGCCGACCAGGCGATCCACCCGGGTGGCACCCCCGCCCCGCAGCCCCGGGTGTACGGCCGGCCGGCCCGCCCGGAGCAGTCCGAGGAGCAGGTCGAGGAACACGGCGCCCACCAGCCCGGGCACGACCCGCACCCGCGCTTCGACGACCCGTCGCGCCTGGACGACCAGGACCGCACGCGCTTCGACGAGCCCGACCGGCCGAGCGGCCCGCACGGCTTCGGCGAGCCCGACCGGCCGAGCGGCCCGCACGGCTTCGGCGAGCCCGACCGGCCGGGCAGCTCGCACGGCTTCGGCGAGCCCGACCGGCCGGGCGGCCCGCACGGCTTCGGCGACGCTCCGTCGTCGGCGCCGCCCACCTCGCCGGCCGCGCCGCAGGCGTACCCGGGCGGCATCCCGGCGTTCGCGGACCCGACCAGTCACAACCGGCCGATGAACGGCACCCGCCCGCACGGGTCGGCCGATCGCCCGGCGGAGCCGTTCGGCGCCCCGGCGACCGACGGACCGCCCGCCGGTGGCGTGCCCGGGTACGGCCACCCGGCCCACGACCCGGCCCACGGCGGCCTGCCGTCGCCGTTCCCGTCGGCGGGGCAGCCGTTCCCGTCCGCCGACGGGCCGTTCCCGCCGGCGGGGCAGCAGCCCTTCCCGTCGGCCGGGCAGTCCGGTCCGGCGGCCTGGCCGCACGACCCGGAGCCGGAGCAGGGCCGCTTCGACGCGTTCAAGCCGGACGCGGAACCGAAGGCGGAGCAGCCGACGCCGAAGGTCCGCAACGGCCGGGTGCTGGCCATGGTGCTGATCGCGGCGGTGCTGATCCTCGCCGTTCCGCTCGGCCTGCTCAGCCTGCTCGGCAAGATCGGCGGGGACGACGACGCGCCCAAGCCGTTCAACCCGGCGGTCGGCTCCTGCGTGAAGCAGTCCGGCAGCGCGCCGGTCGAGGCGGACTGCGGCGAGCAGGGCGCCTTCACCGTGGTCAAGCGGGTCGACGCCAAGGACAAGTGCGGCGACCCGACCCAGCCGCACGTGGTGCTGCCGGGCAGTGGGGCGGACCGGGTGCTCTGCCTCAAGAAGGCCGCCCAGTAG